In the Streptomyces fradiae ATCC 10745 = DSM 40063 genome, ACGGGGAGCAGCGGCTCGGGGAGGGCGTGGACGACCCCGGCTGGGAGGTGGACCCGGACGACGAGTCCGGTGCCGCGGTCGTCGCCACGGTGGGGCGCCAGCTCCGGCTGCGCCGGGAGGCCGCGGGCCTCAGGGCGGCGGAGTTCGGCCGGCTCATCGGGTACGGGGACGACCTGGTCTACAAGGTCGAGGCGGGCAAGCGGATCCCCCGGCCGGAGTACCTGGACAAGGCGGACAAGGCCCTGGGGGCGGGTGGCCTGATCGCCGCGATGAAGAGGGACGTCGAGGGGGTCCGCTACCCCAAGGAGGTCCGTGACCTGGCGAAGCTGGAGGCGCGGGCGGTCGAGATCGCGGTGTACGCCGGCAACGGCATCCACGGCCTGCTCCAGACGGAGGGTCATGCCCGCGTGCTGCTGGAGACCCGGCAGCCTCCGTACTCGGAGGACGAGGTGGAGCGAGGGGTGGCGGCCCGCATGGCCAGGCGCTCGGTCTTCGACCGGTCGCCCTCCCCCTCCCTCAGCTTCGTCTTGGAAGAGGCGGCGCTGCGAAGGCCGATCGGAGGCAGAATGGAGTGGCGTCAGCAGCTCCAACGCCTCCTGGAGGTGGGGAGGTTGCGCAGCGTCTCACTCCAGGTGATGCCGACCGACGTGGAGGCTCATCCGGGTTTGGACGGCGGCATCGAGGTGCTGAAGTTCGCGGACGGCAAGGCGGTCGGGCGCTCCGAGGGCGCGTTCCACGGCCGCGCGGTGTCGGCTCCGAAGCAACTCCGGATCCTTGAGCTGCGCTATGGCATGATCCGGGCCCAGGCTCTCACCCCACGGGAGTCGCTGGCCTTCATCGAACACGTGCATGGGGAGGCATGATGCGCATAGCTTCTGCCGGGGACCGCCCGTCGCTGGAGTGGCACAAGAGCAGCTACAGCAGCAGCGGCAACGAAGCCACCTGCGTCGAAGTCGCGGAGACCCCCGGCACCGTCCACGTCCGCGACTCCAAGGACACCGACGGCCCCCGCCTCGCCGTCGGCCCCCGTGCCTGGGCCGGCTTCGTGGCCTACGCGGCCGGGCGCTGACCTCCCGGACGCCGGCGGTCCCTCGGCGGGCACCGCCGGCGTCCGAAAGGGAGCGTGGCTACTTGAGCTTGTACGAGCAGGGCTTGGGGATCTTGCCGTTGCCGTTGTCGGCGACCCTCTGGCCGTTCACGGTGATCGTGCAGGAGGCGGCGGTCAGCATGCCGTTCCCGTCGCTCACGGTGCCGGGAGTGACGATCACCAGGCGGCCGACCTCCTTCTCGGCACCGACCGGCGTGATGGTCGCCGTCTTCTTCCAGGGCAGCGTGACCGTCTCGGTCTTGGAGTCGTCGAGGCTGTACATGACCATGGTCGACCCGGTGCCGCCGACCTCGATGGTCACCTCGTACGACGTGTCCCCGCCCTTCGCCCGGCCCTCGCCCGAGCCCTCGGGCTTCCCGGCCGTCGGCGAGGCGTCCGGCGTACCGGCGGCCCCGCCGCCCGGGCCCTCGGCCGCTCCGCCACCGCAGCCCGTGAGCAGGCCCACGGCCACCACCAACGACACCGCGGCCATCGTCTTGCGCATGCTTCCCCCGTGATCTTCGATCGTCGCATTCGAGCAGGTGATCCTAGGCGCCGCTCGCTCCTCCACGGCCCACCGGGGCACCCGCCATCACATGATCACCACATGGCCCGGCCGGGGCTGTGGGTGCCTGAGAGCCACCGGGCGCCCGCGGCACCGCCCGTCACTCGTCCCCGAAGACTTGCCCCGCGGCGGCTGCGGCGAAGGCGCGCCGGAACCAGTCGCGCATGACGTGCGGGTCCATGCGGCGGGTGATGCGCCCCCGGACCGCTTCGGGCACCAGGATGCCGCGCTGCTCCAGCACGGTCAGGATGTCCTCGGCCGCCCGCCCGGCCTCACCCTGCGCGCGGATCTGTTCCGAGAGGGGCGAGGTGGAGAAAGGAGAGGTCCACGGCCACCAGGTTCCTTCACATCTCCGAGGCCGGGCGCTTGCCCGGGCCCAGTGCTGAGCCGCGGCACGCTACTCGTCGCAGAAGAGCTCATCGGTGCTGGAGGCGGTGACAGCGCGTACCAGCCACAGGTGCAGGAGTTCGAGGCCCTGGGTGTCGGTGATGCGCTCACGCACAACCTCGGGCACCTCCAGACCACGCTGCTTCAGCACGGTCAGGACGTCCCGCGCCGCCCGCCTCGCCTCACCCTGCGCGCGGATTTCCTCCGAGAGGGGCGAGGTGTAGAAGGAGAGGTCCACGGCCACCAGGTTCCTCCAGATCTCCGAGGCCGGGCGCTTGCCCAGGCCCTGTGCGACGAATTCGATGACAGGGTTGACGAGGCTTTCCGGTTCGTCCCGCAGCGCGGTGGACAGTGCCTTCAGTATGGCACCGACCTCCGGGTCGGACGCGTGGGTGATCGCGGACAGGGCGGTGAGGGACAGGTCCTTCCGTGCGTCGGCGGCATCGGTGATCACGGGCATGTTGTGCGGGCCGACCACCAGCGGATGCACCAAGAGCGTCGTCCAGCCTGCAGGGCCGATGCGCACCGGCACGGCCGCCCAATCGGCCGTCGCACGGTCCTGGCAGACGACCAGCAGCAGGGGCGGGAGTCCGTACTTCTCGTACAGATACGTGACGTAGTACGCCCAGCTGCCGGGCTTCCCCGGGTCCTTCCTGCCCTGTGCCTCGACGGCGACGAGGAAGCCGCCGTCCGACTCGGTCTCGAAGTGCAGCAGGGTGTCGACGCGGCGTTCGACGGGCCGGGACTCGGTGATCCGTCGGCAGGATCCGGACAGAGTGCGGCCGGGGCAGATCGATGCCGAGCACTTCCGAGACGCGGGAGAAGAGCTCCGGGTACTCCTGGAAGATGCGGTGCATCGCCTCGTGGGGTGAGCTGACCACAGGTCGGGGGTTGAGGAACATCCGAACGAAAACCGGCGCTAAGGATCAGTCGGCCCAGGTGGGCGGCTGACGGAGCGTCGGCGGGCGGACTCGTCTGAAGTCTTCCCGCAGATAACACCCCAATATCTGCGGTAGCTTGATCCGTCACCTGCGGTGACGCTCTCCGGGCCGTACGTGAAGCGGCCCTGTTATCTGTGGCAAGGGGGAAGCGATGCCCACCGTCGTACAGCTGCCGACCGGCAAGGCGCTCAGCGTCCGGGCCGCGGCGGACGTGTTCCTGGACTCGCTCGGCAACCCGAACACGGTCCGCAACTACGGGATCGGGGTGGGCAAGACCGCCGAACGGCTCGGCGAGTCCAGACCGCTGGCCTCGGTCGCGGACGACGAGATCGGCGAGGCGCTCGAACTGCTCTGGGGTACTTCCGCGGTGAACACCTGGAACTCCCGGCGCGCGGCGGTGTTGTCCTGGCTCGGCTGGTGCCGGGAGCGTGGCTACGACGGCCCCGCCGTTCCGGCCTGGGCGAAACGGCTCGCGGTGCCGGACTCCGAGACCCCGGCCCGCTCCCGCATGGCCATTGACCGGCTGATCGCGCGGCGTGAGGTGCACCTGCGGGAGAAGACACTGTGGCGGATGCTCTACGAGACCGCCGGGCGCTCGGAGGAGATCCTGGGCGTGAACATCGAGGATCTGGACTTCGCCGGCCGCCGCTGCCCGGCCAAGGCCAAGGGGGCGAAGTCGAAGTCCCGCCGCCGAGGCCAGGTCCGTGAGGACTTCGTGCTGGAGACCCTCTATTGGGACGCCGGTACCGCCCGGCTCCTGCCCCGGCTGCTCAAGGGCCGCACCCGTGGGCCGGTGTTCGTCACTCACCGCCGCCCCGGTCCGGGAAAGGTCGTCAGCCCTCGTGACATCTGCCCGGACACCGGCTTCGCCCGGCTGTCGTACGGGCAGGCCCGCGCACTGCTGGACCACCACACTGCGGTCCGCGGAGTGGGCACGGGCTGGGACCTGCATGAGTACCGCCACTCCGCTCTGACCCACCTCGGTGAGCAAGGCGCGAGCCTGCTGATGCTGATGGCGAAGTCCCGGCACAAGAAGCCGGAGAACGTCCGCCGCTACTTCAAGCCGTCCCCGGAGGCGATCGCCGAGCTCACGAGCCTGCTTGCTCCGGGTAACAGCAGCAGGTGAACGCCAGTTCTCGGTCGGGTCCGGGCGAGGCTGTGTGCCTGTGTCATGCGCCGTAGCGGCGTTGCCGGGCCGCATAGCTGCGCAGGGCACGCAGAAAGTCGATCTCTCGGAAGGCGGGCCAGTAGGCCTCGCAGAAATACAGCTCCGAGTAGGCACTCTGCCAAAGGAGGAAGTTCGACATGCGCTGTTCTCCGCTGGTGCGGATGACGAGGTCTGGGTCAGGTTGTCCTGCCGTGTAGAGGTGACGGGTGATGTCGTCCATCGTCAGGCTTGCTGCGAGGTCTTCGAGGGTGGTTCCGGCTGCTGCCTGTTCGTGGAGCAGTTCGCGCACGGCATCGATGACTTCCTGCCTTCCGCCGTAGCCGATGGCAAGGGTCACCTGTGATCCGGTGGTGCAGCGGCGGGTCGCCTCTACCGCTTCCTTGAGGGCGTGGGCCGTGGAGTCAGGCAGGGCGTCGAGGGTTCCTGCTATGCGAACCTGCCAGCGGGCGTCAGGACGAGCGAGATGAACTGCCACCACCTGCTCAATCACCTGCATGAGAAAGGACACCTCGGTGTCGCCGCGGCGCTGCAAGTTCTCCGTGGAGCAGACGAAGACCGTCACGTGTTTGATGCCGGCCGTCTCGCACCAGGACAGCACGCTCTCCACGTGTTCGGCACCGTATCGATGGCCGATGCTTGGGTTGGCCATGCCCATCTGGCGGGCCCATCTGCGGTTTCCGTCCATGATCAGGCCGATGTGCTTGGGCAGCGGCCCCGCTGCCGTCTGCCGCCGCAGCCGACGGGCGTACAGGGCGTAGAAGAGGTCGGCGGTGCGCATCGTGAGACCTTTCGCATGGTGTCCAGGGCAGACAGAAGTTCTTGGTGCACTGCAGAGGTCGGTTCGTCGCGGTCTCCGGCGGCGTCCGTGGTACTGCCCGGAGGAACCAGGCCGGGCACTTGCGCAGTCGGCGTCCGTCGTTTCACCGCTACGGAATACTACGTGTCACGTACTACGTGCTGTGTAGCATCATGGGAACGCATTCCAAAGGTCGACCACACCTGGAGAAGCCATGCGCACCAACGACGCCCAGATGCTCGTGCTGTGCGCACTGGCCGACGGGCCGCTGCACGGGTACGCCATCAACGCTGCCATCGAGCAGGTCTCCGGTCACCGCCTCGGACCCGGGAGCCTCTATGGAGCCTTGGCCCGTCTGGAGGCGAAGCAGCTGGTGAGGCCCCTGGAGGAAAAGGGCCGCCAACGCCCGTTCTGCCTCACGCCCGCGGGGCGGGAGCTGCTTGAGCGTGAGGCGCACTCCATGGCCCGCCTGTCCGGACGTGTATTTGAGAGCGCTGTTCCTGACGAGGTCAGCTACCTCGATCAACTGGCCACGACGGACGCGGCGCGTTCTTACAAGAGCGTCATGCTCGACGCACTGGATGCCCGGCCCGGTGAGAGCGCACTCGATCTGGGCTGCGGACCGGGCACAGATCTCGGCACTCTCGCCAAGGCGGTCAGCCCGTCGGGCAGGGTGATCGGCATCGACTCCAGTCAGGAGATGGTTGAGCAAGCACGCAGGCGTACGGAGAATCTGCCTGCGGTCGAGGTAGAGCTAGGCGATATCCACACGCTCCCGCTCGAGGACGGCAGCATCGACTGTGCCCGGACCGACCGCGTGCTCCAGCACGTGGCGGACCCGGCCCAGGCACTTGCAGAGGCCCGGCGTGTCCTTCGCCCAGGCGGCAGACTTGTCATGGGCGAACCTGACTGGGATTCGCTGACCATCGACTACCCCGACCTTGAGGTCTCGCGTGCTTACACTCGCCACGTGACGGACAAAATCGTACGCAACGGGGTCATTGGCCGTCAGCTGGCCCGGCTTGCGCTGGATGCGGGGTTCGCCGTACCGACCGTCGTCCCGATCACCTCGGTCTTTCGTGATGCTCAGGCCGCCGACCAGGTCCTCGGTCTTCAGCGCAATACTGAGCGCGCGGTGTCCGCGGGCTACCTGCCCGCCCTGGCATCGCAGAGGTGGCTTGACCATCTCGCTACGGGGCCCTTCTTCGCCGCAGTGACGCTGTACGTCGTCGTCGCGCAAGCCACCCCGTAGTCCTGGGTGCCGGCCGACCGCCTCTGCTACGGACTGGCCATTCTCGCCTTGGACAGGGTCGTGCTGCCCGTCTTCGTCGATGGCCCTCAGCGGGGCTGCCACCTGCTGACATGCCCACGGTCCGGCCCCCGGAAAGTCCTGGAAGCCGGACCGGGTCTCATGTCCCACCGTCACATGTCGTCGGTGGCGGTCTTGTCGCGCAGGGGGCGCAGGCCGCCGGGCAGGTCGGGAAGCTGGAAGGAGTACCGGCCGAGCATATTGATGTGATGCCGCACGAACGGTGAGAGGCGGGCGACGTCCTCGTCGCGGACGTCGAAGCCGTCCGCCCGCAGCTGGTTCACCGCGGCGTCCATGTACCGGGTGTTGAACAGCACGAGGGCGTTGAGGACAAGGCCGAGGGCGCCGATCTGGTCCTCCATGCCGTCTTGGTAGCGCTGGTACAGCTGCCCCTGCTTGCCGTGGAAGATCTTCCGGGCCAGCGCGTGGCGGCCTTCCTGGAGGTTGGCCTGCACCTTGATTTGGCGGCGGTAGCCGGGCTCGTCGGCCAGGCGCAGGATGTGCAGGGTCTTCGCGATCCGCCCGTAGTGGGCGATCGCGTCGCCGAGCGGGGTGGGCCGCCCGTCGCGGGAAAGCATCCGGATGACGTCGTAGGCGCGGACGGCTCCGGTGTGGATGGAGCCGATGATCCGCAGGATGTCCTCCCAGTGCCGTTCGATGCGGGCGAGGTCGATCCGGCCACGGGCGGCGTCCTGGAAGGCGCCGTAGTCGGCCGTGCGATCGACGCGCCACATCTTCTGATCTGGCAGGTCAGCGAGCTGCGGGGCGTAGGCGAACCCGGCCAGGGTCAGCAGTCCGAACACGATGTCGCTGTAGCTCGCGGTGTCGGTGACGATCATCTCCGGGCGCTTGCCGCCGTCGCGGTCATAGAGGACGTCCAGCACGTACAGGGAGTCGCGCGGGGTGCCGGCCACGACCTTCCCCCCGAGCCCGGCGGCCTGGTCGTTGATCATGTTGAGCCAGGTCGCACCGCCCCGGCGCCCGAAGTACTTCGGGTTCGGCCGCGCGTACACCGACGGCACGGGGACGACGAACCGCATTCCGTCCACCGAGGCGACCAGGCCCCCGCCCCACGTCTGGGCGAGCGGGATGGACGCCTGGTGCTCAATGAGGGTCGCGTTCGCGGCCCGGTACGTCGCCAGCCGCAGATACGTCTGGTCGACGTGGGACAGCCGCCCGTACTTCAGCGGGTCCGCGCCGCCCATCACCGGGGTGTAGCCGACGTTGCAGCCGTGGGCGACCAGCAGCGCGGCGATCGTAACGTTCAGGTCCTTCAGGCGGGCCTCGCCGGCGGTGACCGAGGTGAACGCCTGGTCGGCGCCGGTCCAGGAGAACACCTCCAGCAGCACCTCGGGCAGGTCCACTCT is a window encoding:
- a CDS encoding methyltransferase domain-containing protein, giving the protein MRTNDAQMLVLCALADGPLHGYAINAAIEQVSGHRLGPGSLYGALARLEAKQLVRPLEEKGRQRPFCLTPAGRELLEREAHSMARLSGRVFESAVPDEVSYLDQLATTDAARSYKSVMLDALDARPGESALDLGCGPGTDLGTLAKAVSPSGRVIGIDSSQEMVEQARRRTENLPAVEVELGDIHTLPLEDGSIDCARTDRVLQHVADPAQALAEARRVLRPGGRLVMGEPDWDSLTIDYPDLEVSRAYTRHVTDKIVRNGVIGRQLARLALDAGFAVPTVVPITSVFRDAQAADQVLGLQRNTERAVSAGYLPALASQRWLDHLATGPFFAAVTLYVVVAQATP
- a CDS encoding helix-turn-helix domain-containing protein, with translation MATEVNGEQRLGEGVDDPGWEVDPDDESGAAVVATVGRQLRLRREAAGLRAAEFGRLIGYGDDLVYKVEAGKRIPRPEYLDKADKALGAGGLIAAMKRDVEGVRYPKEVRDLAKLEARAVEIAVYAGNGIHGLLQTEGHARVLLETRQPPYSEDEVERGVAARMARRSVFDRSPSPSLSFVLEEAALRRPIGGRMEWRQQLQRLLEVGRLRSVSLQVMPTDVEAHPGLDGGIEVLKFADGKAVGRSEGAFHGRAVSAPKQLRILELRYGMIRAQALTPRESLAFIEHVHGEA
- a CDS encoding isoprenyl transferase; its protein translation is MRTADLFYALYARRLRRQTAAGPLPKHIGLIMDGNRRWARQMGMANPSIGHRYGAEHVESVLSWCETAGIKHVTVFVCSTENLQRRGDTEVSFLMQVIEQVVAVHLARPDARWQVRIAGTLDALPDSTAHALKEAVEATRRCTTGSQVTLAIGYGGRQEVIDAVRELLHEQAAAGTTLEDLAASLTMDDITRHLYTAGQPDPDLVIRTSGEQRMSNFLLWQSAYSELYFCEAYWPAFREIDFLRALRSYAARQRRYGA
- a CDS encoding tyrosine-type recombinase/integrase is translated as MPTVVQLPTGKALSVRAAADVFLDSLGNPNTVRNYGIGVGKTAERLGESRPLASVADDEIGEALELLWGTSAVNTWNSRRAAVLSWLGWCRERGYDGPAVPAWAKRLAVPDSETPARSRMAIDRLIARREVHLREKTLWRMLYETAGRSEEILGVNIEDLDFAGRRCPAKAKGAKSKSRRRGQVREDFVLETLYWDAGTARLLPRLLKGRTRGPVFVTHRRPGPGKVVSPRDICPDTGFARLSYGQARALLDHHTAVRGVGTGWDLHEYRHSALTHLGEQGASLLMLMAKSRHKKPENVRRYFKPSPEAIAELTSLLAPGNSSR
- a CDS encoding DUF397 domain-containing protein, whose translation is MMRIASAGDRPSLEWHKSSYSSSGNEATCVEVAETPGTVHVRDSKDTDGPRLAVGPRAWAGFVAYAAGR